From Aegilops tauschii subsp. strangulata cultivar AL8/78 chromosome 5, Aet v6.0, whole genome shotgun sequence:
AAGAGAAAGGAGTTTAGGGAAGACGACAGAGGAGGAATATGATGTTGCCCCAACCCAAGGTACTACCTTTACACCCGTATCCACTTTTGGACAAAATCGGGATCTAGAGTTCATGAAGAGCGCGACTGAATTTAAAAAGCTCCGTGCGTATTCTTGGTACCTCGAGGATGAGAGCAAGCCACCAAAAAAAATGGCCAGAAGGAAGCACCATATGTGCAGGTGTGCTCATGTGCGTTAGAAGGTGAGTTTGTGCTTCTAATTTCCTAAACATTCCTATTACAAACAGAAAACAGCTATGGTTGGTGATAATAATTGTTGGTGAACATTGTTATTGGTAAACCTGCATGCTATTGATCTACCTCTTCTTCCTGTTGCAACTATTGATGGCCATTATTATTGCAATTTTATCCTAATTTGTGTTCAGCTATTACCAGGTTCTTTGATTGAATCCTAATTCAAACTTCTAACATACGCAATACTTTTTGTGCAATTATAAGATGATGCATACTCTGACAGTGCTTTGGCCACATAAAAGGTAAATCCATCATTGTGGAGATGTCAAAGATGTAGACTAACCGTATCATGTTTTTTTTGACATCAACCAATATCATGGGTTGGTTCAGGACTTCAGGTATATATCACCAGTATAACAATCAATTAACCATAGCAATTGTTACTTTTTTTATCTACTCTCAAATGCTTCTCTATTTTAAATACCTATTAAATGTTGTCACAATCACCCTATTTCCGCCGCACTGAGGGCTATGGCAGGAAGGAGCCCACCGTCGGCATCGCCCATGGCCGAGAAGACCGAGGACGCTGAGGACCCAGCGCCCTCAAGTACGATGGCGTTCTTTCTGTTACGACTTATGGTGATGCCTGAGGAGTTTTGAGATCAATATTGATCTTCATATGACCGTGACCGGGAGGTGAACCTGGTTGCGCTTAGAGACAATTGATTAATGGAGATCCTCCGGCCACCGAGCTCCAAAAGGACACCTAGGCGAGAAATCCACGTTTGTCCATACCGCTTGCCGTTTAGGCCGAGCAACTTCATGAACTTCAACCCCATCATGTTGTAAGTACTAATAGTTTACAAATTAACTAAGTTTTTAGATTGGATATTCTTCCACATCTATGCATATTTTTTCTTACTGCGGTATATATCTAACACTAGAAAATGAGTTGTTGAAATATTTTTTTACTAATAATCATTGGTCTATAGGACAAGGACTCGGCGGATCTCATTGACTTTCTACCAGCTGCGCCCTGACTGCGTCCACAGCATCCCGACACCATGTTCAAGACCAAGTTCTAACCCACATATCCAATCTCCCTCCATGGATCTTGCCTCTCATTGACCAAGATCAACAATTACACTCAATTTCAGATTTACAAAAGAGATGGACCTAGAGCAAACAACTTGTGAGGCTTGGTTCGTGTACATCAACAACGTTGTATGATGGTGAAGTTTCTTCACTTCCCCTGACCAGACGCTGCATGCTCTGCTCGCTGAAGGTGCCCGCTATTTGTGTTTGGATGTTGTTGCTGCCGTATGTCAAGGTATGTAGCAGCAGCTTTTGTTTTCCATTTCACACTAGCGAATGTCAGAATTTATCATGTGGGCAATTTTTTTACTGTACTATGAGTACAAGGTTCAAAGAAGTTCAGTCATTTAGTATCTCACAGATTGTCTAGGCTTTAAATTTAGGAGATGATTTGGAAGCTCAACATAGAAAATTATTTAGTCTAATGCAGATTACATATTAAACGCCTTTTCAAAGCAAGTATGGAAGAACATGTGGTGAGCTCTCCATGAGAAAATTTAATATAACAGTTTCTTTGACTTGAAGGAATATTTGCAGATTTTTATCTATCGAAAGTTTGAGGGTATCATCTTTGCGAAATTGATGCTCTTAACTGAGAAGGCTTTCTAATAGTTGAGGAGGCGCTCATGATTCTGAGCTTGGCTCTTCCTGACTAGTTCGTCACCAGGCTCACAACTGCGGAATCATAGGCGCGAAACGCTTCAAGGTGTTCGCCAAAGCCCGTGTCATTGAGCAGAAAGTTGCCTCGCTCAACCAAATTGCACCTGTCATTGATGCACGGCGAGGGCACTCGGAATCTGGTGTTTCTCCGTTGCGAAGCATGCGATGTTGAGAGAAAAGAGGGAGACTGCACCGGAGGAAAGCGAAGCATGGTAGCAGGTATGAAGATGAGAGCATGATGTTCTCTTTTAGCAAAGGATCCATGTTTCTATTTTTTTcatcccgttgcaacgcacaggGACCTTTGATTTGATTTAGTATTATCTTATACTGTGATAGGGAAATATGGACACTAAATATCCATTTCTTAGGTGTCAACCTGGTACATTAGGCTGTATAGTACATGGCAGAGTTCTTCCAGCTACTAATTCAGGTAATCTGATTGATATCTTAGGCACTTTTCTTTAGGCATAGTTAACTAACAGCAAGGACATTGCCATATATGAATGTATGAACAAAAAAAAGGAggttgaaagaacatgcggtgcccccatgtttggttttggtaattgatgacaatctctatggactaatggttgccttgagttatatttgaaggatttgtccataggcatttcttgaagtccatgtgttggtttcaaggagtttatgtggtgaccaaggtgttattaaggaattatccaaagattggtcatgtgagagtagagcttattgcaagcatgtcttgaagaagaagattgtgtgatcattcatgtttaccttcaagacatcatccaaatgaagagagttggaaagagtcaaggttgatcaagactatcaagttgatcaacacacaaagcgcacaagatgtaccaagagggatcaagcgatcccatggtgtggtaagcattgtcgattacgctttgtgtactaacccatgatcttcgtgagagttctttgtggggttaggttgcggtgtgcaagttcaagtgaagcatcatgaagagatcaaatgcttgaagcttgccgtccattgtggcgacaatggacttgtgaagatgttgcggtgtgcaagttcaagtgaagcatcatgaagagatcaaatgcttgaagcttgccgtccattgtggtgacaatggactgtgaagatgtgcggaagagtggctcacccatagtggagtatgggggagcaatcaactagtattcatcgagccaacacaaccaagaaaggtggtccatcttgagggagtcaagatcgtcatcttctggctcaagtggaccatgtgcaaggcaaaggtttgctcttgataggttttctattttaccggtctcatgatggtagttgggagaccgggttataggatcgattgccgtactatcaaggggggctctcgatgagtagcttgatcgtatcgttcatagagagctcaaaccattgcatccttgcatcatctttgttggttcttgtttggttcttctctttgtgagttttggagcttatggtcatcttgatgacaagctcgagttcatcgaaaacggagttcactcgcatcttctatgatgttttcgatgttggaggttatgccggttcttctcggttggaggtttcactcctctattttttggcatacctcccctgcctctcgctgttttgatgctactcgtcttcctcaatccaacaagcttgagtttgctcaattcggagctcatatgcagaagttatggcagttttggtttcctagcggtagtactgcggccagagcggcagtaccgcttatcaccccaagcggtagtaccgctgtccaaagcggtagtaccgcctatggccataagcggtagtacggctacggttccgcgctggtaccgcctcgattttgggtcttgcattttttgtgtcgagttttgcagtagttgcacggcagtaaggcacggcagttccacctataagcggtagtaccgcctataagcggtagtatcgctccggtcgggcggtagtaccgctactgttttttggtcccgtgttctgctcctccagcggtagtaccgctggggtgcgcggtagtaccgcttataagcggtactaccgccccaaggttcatgtttggttgctccttttccctgcttcttccgccagagcggtagtaccgctcgtggagcggtagtaccgctcgtgtgcgggctgagcacataacggttggatttttccccttctataaaagggggtcttcttccccattgaaccttatcctttgagctcgtgttcttcccccattgttgaccttcttcgagcttgctaactctcaatcactccatggattcttgctagtttttgagggaaaagagagaggagatctagatccacatttccaccaatcactttctcctctttgtgaggggaaccccttggatctagatcttggagttcttggtgttctccttcttgttcttcctctcattttcttccctagcattagttgcttcggtgggatttgagagagaaggacttgggcactccgtgtgcccttgccattgcatttggtgcatcggtttgagttctccacggtgatacgtggaagttacaagttgagaagcttattactcttgggtgcttggtgcccttgagcttgttcctcttgggtgcttgggcaccctagacggttgatggtgttcggagctcaatcattgtggtgtaaagctccgggcaagcgtcggggtctccaattaggttgtggagatcgccccgagcaatttgacgggtaccggtgaccgcccccaagggttgccaaagtggacgggttcggtgaccgcccccaagggttgccatttgtacgggttcggtgaccgccctcaagggtcccttagtggaatcacggcatcttgcattgtgcgagggcgtgaggagattacggtggccctagtggcttcttggggagcattgtgcctccacaccgctccaaacggagattagcatctgcaagggtgtgaacttcgggatacatcgtcgtctccacgtgcctcggttatctcttaaccgaaccctttacttacgcactttactttgtgatagccatattgtttcttgtcatatatcttgctatcacttagttgtttatcttgcttagcataagttgttggtgcacataggtgagcctagttgttgtaggttttgtgcttgtcaaattaaccgctaggtttattccgcatttgttcaagcctaaaccgtaattattttaaagcgcctattcacccccccttctaggcgacatccacgatctttcagagGTACAGTAATGATTTCACATATGCACTTTCCCTACAACCTATGTTGAGGGTACCTATTGTAATGATTTTGCATATGAACTTGCTAAAAATAGTACTGCTACCTTGAGTTTGTCAAAGAATAATGCCACTAAATTGTCAGCCATTTAGGATCTGTCATCTTTTTCCCCACTAGGGCACTTCCTTAAAATTTATTACTCTAGAGACATGGGGATCCTCAAGTTAACACACTTGATTCTTACTGCAGCTTATGCATCCCTGAACTTGAGTTAAATTTATGATTATCTGGATATTTCCTATATTTTATCAAGTGTAGGGTTCTTAAAATAAGGACAGACATTTGTTTCACCTTTTGTAGTTCATCATAATAGCATATGATTTTAGAAAATGGCAAATTGCCAAGTACAGTTCTGAAGCGGAGAGTTACTTATGTATTTTTTTATTCATAAATGACATGATCAAGGAGTCAGGTGTGAAAATGCTTTATAAATCAGGTGAGCCAACATGCTGAAATTTTGTGGCAATTAGTGTGGGAAAGAACTATGTACTCTTGTTTCAAGTAGACTTCATCGCCTTATTGTTAGAGTCAGCTTCACCCCTCCCATTGTTACATTCTTGACATGAATATTAGTGCCCCCCCACCCCCATTTATGTTGTTGAAAATGACAATTGCTTGATCTTTGAATCATGCAGCTGCCTATCTACAAATCATAATTGTGGCCAAATAAAACGTACTGATATATCCAAATCTAGGTCGAAGCTATGCTACAGACTAGGTGGTAATAATGGCCATCATTTATATGTTTGGAAACTACTAATAATCCACTTGATCATCTCAAGTAACAAACTACTGACTAATTAGCCATGCATCAAGAAAAGCAGAAGTTGTTCATCTTAATAAAAATAATCCAAATTACCATATTTATTTATTAAAAAATGGTTATATACTAACCCCAAGCCATTTCCAACAAAGCAAATATCATTGCATTTTTTTTCTATTGGTACTTTGGGTAAGTGTGGGTGGACTTGATAATTGACACGAGGAAGCTGCTAAAAGCAAGGAATCTAATCAACAACAAGGATCTTCTAATGGTTTCCTTCTGGTTTATCTGGTGGGAGTGTTGAAATATTTTCATGAGGAAAAAAATATGATCCCCTTGCTCACTCATCGATGAGCATGAGGACGGTACGTAGTTGCAAACTCCATTGCTCTGGAGGATCGTGCACCGACGCCAAGTTCATAAATGGACTTTATCTACGTTCGGCAGTGTGTAGCTCAACAAGAACACTTCGTTTCACACTGATGGAGGCAACGGGGCCTATGGGCTATTCTTCATGACTCATTTGGGGGCTTCGTTGCGAAAAGTGCCTGTAACTACCGGGCTTCACTGCTCTAGATATTTGAATTTTTTGAAAAACACACTTCGGTTGCTagaaattttttaaatcaaaTACGTGATTACATACACACATTCTTAAGGCCCGGTAAAAACCTGAAAAAATATGTTGTATTTAGATATAAAAAAGATATAATTCTGATAGGAATGACTCCCCTTTTGTCCTATATACTATCAGAAATTTGTTTTTTCTATAGCCAAAAACAAAACGAGATAACTACCACACTTGCCACGGGTATTTGGAATGTGTATATGTATCCCTGAAAAAAAATCcacatttttttgaaacttcaaaacacgAATTTCAAAATGTTTAAATATAGAGAGCACTGGAGCTCGGGTGTTGCAACACGTTGATTCATGTAGGTACAAGCGGTCAAGGTTGGACATTCCACCGATGAAAGCTGAAGCATTAATGATGGGCCTGAAGTTAGCAGAAAATTGGACATCCACTCCCATGCGGTGGAGAGATTCAATGAAAATTATTCAAGGCGTGAAGAACCAGTCGGAGTACCGCACTTTAGGGGCAGTTGTCACTTATGATAGTCGGAATTTAATGGCAAGCTTTGGAAGGGCGAGGATGATGCACCGGGGGCGAGAAGCAGATTCACATGAACACTTGGTCGATTTTGTTCTATTGACAGGGCCTGAGAGGTCAAGGGGAACCACCCCCTTATTTCCCGGTTCAGTTCTTGTAAAGGATATAATAATCATTTAAACAAAGTTGTCAAATTTAAAGAAAAATAATCTTCCAATGTTGAAAAACATTAAGGATTTGCACATTTGTGCTTGATCATGAAGTGAAATGGACCACAAAGGGACATTTTAACTTGTTTTATTGAGAGGGCATGAGAAGTCTGAAGGGATCATCTTCCTTTGGCCCGTGATAATACAAAAGGTGTCTTTATATATATGTTTGTTTTCAGAGAGTATGAGAGAGATGGAGATGAATTATGTCGACGTCCAAAAAGAATAGCTTGAAGACCCTTGGATTTTTTATGGCAGCGCACGGGCACCTTCCAAAGACAAGGGTCTTCGGGCGATGTCTTATGGCATTGCACGTGCACCTATAACATACTAAATCCAACTTTGACCTTATCATTTGTTTGATTCATTTATATGCATGCATTgtagcccgtagcaacgcacgggcgtttTACTAGTACTAAAAAGATACTGCATACAACGGACTTGATTGTGATTTTGTGGGCAACCAAATGCGTCAATGGTGTCCAGGCATGTATCCTTTGAGCCCCTGTTTACTCATGCGCATAATCATGTCTCCCAAATTGTCGAGACACAAAAGTATGATTGTTTAGGTGTTTCGTAGTCCCACAAAAGATAGGATGaaagaaataaagaaagagaaaagCTGTTCCAGGTTGGCAAATCCGACGCAGTGGACCGCTCGCACACGTCCGGACACCTTCATATCATTCTCATATGGAATGGATTTGGGGATTTATAGCGTGGAAGTGGAGGTTCGGTGGTAAATGGTACACAATTTTTTTTAGCTGACTGCACGCTTCCGCAGTAACCATGTGCGTCGTCAATTTGTCTAGTTGTTAGATTAAGAAACTATGGGGAGAAATTGTAAATGGTCAGCGAATAGCTATGCGCTTACTAAATACAGTATACGTTTAAAAATCAAGACACAAAATAGAAAATCGTGGGCAGAAATTGTATTACCTCTTGTGCTCAAGGTCTTTACGCAGAATATTTTCCAACTCGGCAGCAGAAGTATTGGAGATCTGGCCTGCAATGTTGCCAACTTGTATCAGGATCTCCCTCAAGAGCTCCGCTGCGCCATTGCTCCCGGGAAGCCACATTGTCGTCAGGCCGTACCATTACCATAGCATGACAGTCGAACGGCTCCTGGTCGCCGAAAGTGCCACAGGCTTGGTAGATTGCCCTTGCGAGGGCAGTCTTCCCGACGCCGCGAACCCCAAGGATGGAGATCACCCTCAGCTCTCTGGGTTCACCTTCGACTTGCTTCAGCAGATCTACGAGATCTTGCTTGAAACGGTCGATGCCCACAAGAGGAGATGTGCCGTGGTCGCTGAACAGCAACCTTGAAGTCGAAGGAGTGTGAGTGGCTCCGTTTGGGGACATGGATGGACCAGCAGTGAGCACAGACGCAGCTTGAGCAGCTGCGCCATTCTGGCCGTTGCATGCCGGAAAGCTCGGCTTTTGCGCCTCCAGC
This genomic window contains:
- the LOC109742310 gene encoding uncharacterized protein, producing MTATDPRPEYGDEITAFQERTARLEAQKPSFPACNGQNGAAAQAASVLTAGPSMSPNGATHTPSTSRLLFSDHGTSPLVGIDRFKQDLVDLLKQVEGEPRELRVISILGVRGVGKTALARAIYQACGTFGDQEPFDCHAMVMVRPDDNVASREQWRSGALEGDPDTSWQHCRPDLQYFCCRVGKYSA